A window of the Fusarium poae strain DAOMC 252244 chromosome 3, whole genome shotgun sequence genome harbors these coding sequences:
- a CDS encoding hypothetical protein (TransMembrane:12 (i63-83o123-144i156-175o187-213i225-248o254-274i318-336o356-374i395-414o420-442i454-474o486-509i)), translating into MLSKYQPVSSEDVELESHLDAPLLDLDPLEHDADNGNDTFHPRSEPVPSYQSSRWVVRSPKQIVILVSFIKFAVVLSGMLLMLPTARLIEDMFCHIHYNDTSTDIIDEMKCKVDEVQSQLGYLYGWNGLVTSLIGECLIVAFPYGTMSDKIGRKPTIMFAWVGIAICFLFAPFSIKAFQGSLRDRPYILVLGGFFQVFGGGVPVLMSTLYSIAADVSTEENKAKHFLWSAFGATAGGISGPAIAGILMNKYGPWLPIYLVLFTVPIIMGVLVLLPETLTVNIKKQQAQNGKRAPSTLKEHLSDGVKDLRHSLNMLKNMSVAMILITFFIQNARYTAYTTTMSQYISKHFKWKMADVSLILSPLGILDLVILAGLPKVGDRLMSPRFRMTAFGKDLFLTRISTVMLVLGAFWQGLSHNAVMFFFGLFIETFGAATGPLARATVTHYVQPEYTARLYALIGMIEVVGSFIAGPVLAWCFDQGLKRKGIWIGLPWFYISFLCSIALAALYFVEPPKKRPRGEEVTDNEGYETDDYMPDDPLRLR; encoded by the exons ATGCTATCCAAGTATCAACCCGTCTCCAGTGAGGATGTCGAATTAGAGTCGCATTTGGATGCACCCTTGCTCGATCTGGATCCCCTTGAACACGACGCAGATAACGGCAATGATACCTTTCACCCTCGCTCTGAGCCAGTTCCCAGTTATCAATCCTCGCGATGGGTTGTTCGCTCACCCAAGCAGATTGTTATTTTGGTTTCTTTTATCAAGTTTGCGGTCGTTTTGAGCGGCATGTTGTTAATGTTGCCCACTGCACGTCTGATTGAAGACATGTTTTGCCATATACATTACAACGACACCTCGACGGATATCATCGATGAGATGAAGTGCAAGGTTGATGAGGTGCAGTCTCAATTGGGGTATTTGTATGGCTGGAACGGACTCGTTACTTCGCTCATTGGCGAGT GTCTTATTGTAGCTTTTCCTTATGGAACCATGTCTGATAAAATTGGCCGCAAACCAACAATCATGTTTGCTTGGGTTGGTATTGCTATTTGCTTCCTCTTTGCTCCTTTCAGTATCAAGGCCTTCCAGGGCTCTCTCCGGGATAGGCCCTACATTTTGGTACTGGGGGGCTTTTTTCAAGTCTTTGGTGGTGGCGTCCCCGTGTTGATGTCTACTCTCTATTCGATTGCCGCTGATGTCAGCACTGAGGAAAACAA GGCAAAGCACTTTTTGTGGTCTGCTTTTGGTGCCACGGCGGGAGGTATCAGTGGTCCTGCCATTGCTGGTATTTTGATGAACAAGTACGGCCCTTGGCTTCCCATATATCTCGTCTTGTTCACAGTTCCCATTATCATGGgcgtccttgttcttctcccCGAAACATTGACTGTTAACATCAAGAAACAGCAAGCCCAGAATGGCAAAAGGGCACCGAGTACTCTAAAGGAGCATTTGTCAGATGGCGTCAAAGATCTCAGACACTCGCTCAACATGCTCAAGAACATGAGCGTCGCTATGATTCTTATCACATTCTTTATACAAAATGCGCGCTACACGGCCTACACGACGACCATGAGTCAGTACATCAGCAAACACTTCAAATGGAAAATGGCCGACGTGAGCCTGATCCTCTCTCCGTTGGGTATCCTCGACCTGGTTATTCTCGCTGGTCTGCCCAAAGTTGGAGATAGGCTCATGTCGCCTCGATTTCGCATGACAGCATTCGGCAAAGATTTGTTCCTAACGCGTATCTCAACTGTGATGCTTGTCCTCGGAGCATTCTGGCAAGGATTGAGCCACAACGCAGTCATGTTCTTCTTCGGTCTGTTTATTGAGACCTTTGGCGCTGCCACGGGTCCGCTTGCCCGCGCAACAGTTACACACTACGTGCAACCCGAGTACACGGCTCGATTGTATGCTTTGATAGGCATGATTGAAGTAGTGGGCTCGTTTATCGCCGGACCAGTGCTGGCTTGGTGTTTTGATCAAGGGCTGAAGCGAAAGGGAATCTGGATCGGATTGCCATGGTTTTACATATCATTCCTATGCTCTATCGCATTGGCGGCTCTGTACTTTGTTGAACCGCCCAAGAAGCGTCCACGGGGGGAAGAAGTGACTGATAATGAGGGATACGAGACGGATGATTATATGCCTGATGATCCTCTGAGGCTTCGATGA
- a CDS encoding hypothetical protein (TransMembrane:14 (o37-58i70-91o97-119i131-147o159-181i202-222o280-300i312-333o400-427i905-925o945-970i1014-1037o1043-1063i1127-1148o)) — protein sequence MGDYNSTACGDGLFGPNVWTEGCRGGFDFTLSFQESILSIAPSAVFLAIAGPRAYYLLKTPDKAKRHATYTPKLITSATYAVLQVVLLALVPSTKKLNTRFSLAAAILDLLASFSIVLLTHVEHVKSVRPSFVLTAYLFVTLLFDAARLRTEWLLSLNIAYAATLSASAVFKLALLVLETVEKRKILISSDKPISNESTSGPFSRGFFVWLNSLLISGWATVLTNNDLPTIYEKLSSDKLAVRFGKAWKKASSSSKKPSLFKTTVSVLRWELLGIIPPRIGMIALSISQPFLVSNALRFLTMPASESTTNLGYGLIGAFAFVFIGSAILTAWYEHLTFRAGAMVRGGLITMIYSKVMKLPIDDLAESSAVTLMGNDVETLIEKLHFLLVESWANTLTVAIAMYMLAAQLGAVCVAPIVTGIICLFLTGSIGKMMVSRQIRYQKATQDRINLTNEVLSSMKPVKMLGLSERFQSLISQKRDEEISTGKHYRLINVYLNMITNCNIGMTEAITFGAYAIAAKLGNGEPFSAAQAITALSILGVMMDPLSHLLGSIPGSFSVFGCFTRMEDFLELEERVDRRQIQGRYKGASRSFQESSRPLQEAFQPTAMKEMQVGADGSRILIADGNFNWGEKAVLRDINTSFPDHGDGSLTMLVGPVGSGKSSLLKAILGETTSSNGSVSLNAPEVAFCDQTPWVMNATIRANIIAESKGYDSAWFDTVVSACDLTIDLGRLPEGDLTQVGEQGVKLSGGQKQRIAIARAVYSRKHIAIFDDVFSGLDKVTEQIIFTQVFGKDGLLRKNGTTIILATHAVNRLPESDFVVVLDKGGKLVEQGTYSELRSGDGYIHNLDISNHDEHDGRTQTESQNESEKDKTGTKAQAQDVNPIEVPSDRSVFMYYFNSNGLHNMILQALLIASAGVLTAFRYVWVTWWGDGKGRDSTDVAYWLSIYAVMSLFEGLLITAAIAMFLLVCAPISGKVLHSRLLKAAISAPLSFLNNSEAGSLINRFSQDLRYVDIILPIACSVFLFEVAACFGAAGLAMAAVSWFAISIPFVIAILVLIQRFYVRTSKQLRLLEIEHKAPLFSHFLETINGLATIRAFGWTQPYTDKVLTLIDDAQKPSYLLNCIQRWLTLVLDMVVAFLTIILVIFAVTLREKINPSLLGIALVNMMRLGTNMKGIVLNWSILETSLGAIARIRMFCSSAPSEEKPEESNNPGDYWPREGGLEVKNADVQYEHTTEPVLRGLSFSLKPGEKLGICGRSGSGKSSFVQALLRMAEVVHGQITLDGEDISVIPRHLIRQRLSCLTQDPFVFGDSIRANLDPCNVSSDDEIRNALERVGILSFIQAKIDNDQEFLDEKMDENFLSHGQRQLFCLARALLKKSSLLILDEPTSSVDTQTDARMQEVIRTEFSDCTIIMIAHRIDTLLDFDKVAVLDRGSLAEFGAPQELLTDTGGAFTKLYHANKGRKTEG from the exons ATGGGTGATTACAATTCAACTGCTTGTGGTGATGGTCTCTTTGGACCCAACGTTTGGACTGAGGGATGTCGCGGTGGATTCGACTTTACTT TGTCCTTCCAAGAGAGTATCCTCAGTATAGCTCCATCTGCCGTGTTTCTTGCAATTGCTGGTCCTCGAGCATACTATCTTCTCAAGACCCCAGACAAGGCAAAGCGTCACGCGACTTATACGCCCAAACTT ATTACATCGGCTACGTATGCAGTTTTGCAGGTCGTCCTATTAGCCTTGGTACCCTCCACAAAGAAGCTCAACACACGCTTCTCCCTCGCTGCGGCCATACTTGACCTTCTAGCTTCCTTTTCAATTGTTCTGTTAACCCACGTGGAGCATGTCAAGTCTGTCCGACCATCATTCGTGCTAACAGCATATCTTTTTGTTACGCTGCTATTTGACGCCGCACGACTACGCACAGAATGGCTCCTGTCGCTCAATATCGCCTATGCCGCAACTTTATCTGCTTCGGCCGTTTTCAAGCTAGCATTATTGGTCCTGGAGACGGTTGAAAAGCGAAAAATCCTGATTTCCAGCGACAAACCCATCTCCAACGAGAGTACAAGTGGACCTTTTAGTCGTGGTTTCTTTGTCTGGTTGAATTCGTTACTCATCTCCGGTTGGGCTACAGTGTTGACCAACAATGACTTGCCTACAATCTATGAGAAACTATCATCAGATAAGCTTGCAGTCAGGTTTGGCAAAGCTTGGAAGAAAG CATCTTCATCGAGTAAGAAGCCGTCCCTTTTCAAGACGACTGTCAGTGTTTTGAGATGGGAGCTTTTGGGCATTATACCACCTCGTATCGGAATGATTGCTTTGAGCATCTCTCAGCCTTTTCTCGTCAGCAATGCGCTTCGGTTCTTGACTATGCCTGCATCCGAGTCTACTACCAATTTGGGCTATGGCTTGATTGGCGCCTTTGCTTTTGTCTTTATCGGCTCTGCG ATACTCACAGCTTGGTATGAGCATTTGACCTTCAGGGCCGGTGCCATGGTTCGTGGCGGTCTCATCACCATGATTTACAGCAAGGTGATGAAGCTTCCCATAGACGACCTTGCTGAGTCTTCAGCTGTGACGCTTATGGGGAATGATGTCGAGACACTTATCGAGAAGCTTCACTTCCTACTGGTAGAGTCCTGGGCAAACACTCTCACTGTAGCCATTGCCATGTACATGTTGGCGGCCCAACTCGGCGCTGTTTGCGTTGCGCCCATTGTCACAGGAATTA TTTGTTTGTTCCTTACAGGTTCAATTGGAAAGATGATGGTTTCACGCCAGATCAGGTATCAAAAGGCTACCCAGGACCGCATCAACCTCACCAACGAAGTCCTTAGCTCTATGAAACCAGTCAAGATGCTCGGACTATCAGAGAGATTTCAGAGTCTCATTTCCCAAAAGCGGGATGAGGAAATCAGTACAGGAAAGCACTATCGTCTGATTAATGTTTACCTCAACATGATCA CAAACTGCAATATTGGTATGACCGAAGCCATTACATTTGGAGCATACGCCATCGCAGCAAAACTTGGGAACGGCGAGCCCTTCTCTGCAGCACAAGCTATTACAGCTTTGTCAATCCTAGGCGTCATGATGGATCCCCTCTCACATCTTCTTGGAAGCATTCCTGGATCTTTCTCGGTCTTTGGCTGTTTCACAAGAATGGAGGATTTCCTCGAATTGGAAGAAAGAGTTGATCGTCGTCAGATTCAAGGTCGTTATAAAGGAGCCTCTAGGTCGTTTCAGGAAAGCTCGCGGCCTTTGCAGGAAGCTTTCCAACCAACAGCTATGAAAGAAATGCAGGTCGGGGCTGACGGAAGCAGAATTTTAATAGCGGACGGTAACTTCAACTGGGGTGAAAAAGCAGTTCTTCGGGATATCAACACTTCTTTTCCGGACCACGGGGATGGGTCTCTTACTATGCTGGTTGGACCGGTTGGCTCGGGAAAATCCAGTTTACTAAAGGCCATATTGGGCGAAACAACGTCTTCTAATGGCAGTGTCTCCTTGAATGCGCCAGAAGTGGCTTTTTGTGATCAGACTCCCTGGGTTATGAACGCTACTATCCGCGCCAACATCATCGCAGAGTCCAAGGGATATGACAGCGCCTGGTTCGACACAGTTGTTAGTGCTTGTGATTTGACCATCGACCTGGGACGACTTCCTGAAGGGGATCTCACTCAGGTTGGTGAGCAGGGTGTCAAATTGAGTGGGGGACAGAAGCAGAGAATCGCCATCGCCCGTGCAGTGTACTCGAGGAAACATATTGCCATTTTTGACGATGTTTTCAGTGGCCTTGATAAGGTTACCGAGCAGATCATATTTACTCAAGTCTTTGGAAAGGATGGCCTTCTTCGAAAGAACGGAACCACCATTATCTTGGCTACCCACGCCG TGAACAGACTGCCTGAGTCCGATTTTGTGGTTGTTCTTGACAAGGGCGGAAAACTCGTCGAACAAGGCACATATTCCGAACTTCGATCTGGAGATGGATATATTCACAACCTCGACATCTCGAACCACGATGAACACGATGGCCGAACTCAGACTGAGTCTCAGAACGAATCTGAGAAGGATAAAACTGGCACAAAGGCTCAAGCACAAGACGTAAACCCTATTGAGGTCCCCAGTGACAGAAGCGTTTTTATGTACTACTTCAACTCCAACGGATTGCACAACATGATCCTACAAGCACTCCTCATTGCCAGCGCAGGAGTCTTGACAGCATTTCGAT ATGTTTGGGTCACTTGGTGGGGTGATGGAAAGGGACGTGACAGTACAGACGTTGCATACTGGCTCAGTATCTATGCGGTCATGTCCCTCTTTGAAGGATTGCTTATTACGGCTGCTATTGC AATGTTCCTCCTGGTTTGTGCGCCTATTAGTGGAAAAGTGCTGCATTCACGACTCTTGAAGGCTGCTATAAG CGCACCTTTGTCATTTCTCAACAATAGCGAAGCGGGTTCCCTTATCAACAG ATTCAGTCAGGACTTGCGCTATGTCGACATTATTCTCCCCATAGCTTGTTCCGTCTTCCTCTTTG AAGTCGCTGCTTGCTTCGGTGCTGCTGGTTTGGCTATGGCAGCCGTGAGTTGGTTTGCTATCTCAATTCCTTTTGTTATAGCAATTCTGGTACTTATCCAGCGTTTCTACGTCCGAACTTCTAAACAGCTTCGTCTCTTAGA AATTGAGCATAAAGCTCCTCTTTTTTCGCATTTTCTTGAGACCATCAACGGTCTCGCCACTATTCGTGCTTTCGGCTGGACGCAACCGTACACTGACAAGGTTCTTACTCTCATTGACGATGCTCAGAAGCCATCTTACTTGCTCAACTGTATTCAGCGATGGCTTACTCTGGTTCTGGATATGGTTGTCGCATTTTTGACGATTATCCTTGTCATCTTTGCCGTCACGCTTCGCGAAAAGATTAACCCTTCGCTTCTAGGCATTGCACTGGTCAACATGATGAGACTTGGTACCAACATGAAGGGCATTGTTCTCAACTGGTCAATCCTTGAGACTTCATTAGGTGCTATTGCGCGTATTCGCATGTTTTGCTCTTCTGCGCCCAGCGAGGAGAAACCAGAGGAAAGCAACAATCCAGGAGACTATTGGCCGAGAGAAGGGGGTCTGGAAGTCAAGAATGCAGATGTTCAATATGA ACACACAACTGAGCCTGTGCTACGCGGTCTTTCATTCAGCCTCAAGCCTGGTGAGAAACTCGGTATATGTGGTCGAAGCGGCAGTGGAAAGAGCTCTTTCGTCCAAGCCTTACTCCGAATGGCTGAAGTCGTTCATGGTCAGATCACTCTTGATGGGGAGGATATCTCTGTTATACCCAGACATCTCATCCGCCAACGCTTGAGCTGCTTGACCCAGGATCCTTTCGTCTTTGGAGATAGCATTAGAGCTAACCTCGACCCTTGCAACGTATCATCAGACGACGAGATTAGAAACGCACTAGAGCGTGTGGGGATTTTGTCCTTTATCCAAGCCAAGATTGACAACGACCAAGAATTCCTTGATGAGAAGATGGACGAGAACTTTTTGTCTCATGGCCAACGTCAATTGTTCTGCCTCGCAAGAGCTCTTCTTAAGAAAAGCTCCTTGCTCATCCTCGACGAGCCAACAAGCAG CGTCGATACACAGACAGACGCCAGGATGCAGGAAGTCATTCGCACGGAATTCTCAGATTGTACCATCATCATGATCGCCCATCGTATTGATACGTTGCTTGACTTTGACAAGGTTGCTGTTCTTGACAGGGGCTCTTTGGCGGAGTTTGGAGCACCACAGGAGTTGTTGACGGATACTGGTGGTGCTTTTACTAAATTGTATCATGCTAACAAAGGGAGGAAGACAGAGGGCTAG
- a CDS encoding hypothetical protein (BUSCO:37251at5125): protein MPPSSSSSSPLRIGFVPEHFSTPLYFAQKHFGLDANLIPFPSGTGHMVTAIRSGEIDVAVGLTEGWIAGLGKEGVEGDGGYRLVGTYVETPLCWAISTGAKRPEITSVDSLKGGKIGVSRIGSGSYVMGFVLADQQGWLTPGAAEKPFSDTVVLNTFENLRNAVNSGEADFFMWEHFTSKKFYDSGEIRRVGEIYTPWSSWKIVASTKLTQNGLDDRVKDLFAKLDQGIKHFNENQEESVAYISSSLGYMEPDAREWLKTVRFPTKTEGVRPEVVQNTVNILRKAGVLAESKGMEPQAMVFSS, encoded by the exons ATGccaccctcctcctcctcctcctcccctcTCCGCATAGGCTTCGTGCCAGAACATTTCTCAACTCCCCTCTACTTTGCCCAGAAGCACTTCGGTCTCGATGCAAATCTCATCCCCTTTCCTTCCGGCACAGGCCACATGGTCACCGCCATTCGATCTGGAGAGATTGATGTAGCTGTTGGACTGACTGAAGGTTGGATTGCGGGTCTGGGAAAGGAGGGCGTGGAAGGAGATGGTGGATATCGTCTTGTTGGAACTTATGTCGAGACTCCCCTTT GCTGGGCTATCTCTACAGGCGCAAAGCGTCCTGAAATCACCTCTGTCGACTCTCTCAAGGGTGGCAAGATTGGCGTTTCACGAATTGGCTCAGGCAGCTATGTGATGGGCTTCGTCCTGGCCGACCAGCAAGGCTGGCTGACCCCTGGTGCCGCAGAAAAGCCCTTTAGCGATACTGTAGTCCTCAATACCTTTGAGAATCTTCGCAACGCCGTCAACAGCGGCGAGGCCGACTTCTTCATGTGGGAGCATTTCACGTCCAAGAAGTTCTACGACTCTGGTGAGATCCGTCGTGTCGGTGAGATCTACACGCCCTGGAGCAGCTGGAAGATTGTTGCTTCGACAAAGTTGACACAGAATGGTTTGGATGATCGCGTGAAGGACCTGTTTGCCAAGTTGGACCAGGGCATCAAGCACTTTAACGAGAACCAGGAGGAGTCTGTGGCATACATCTCGAGCAGCCTTGGCTACATGGAGCCCGATGCGCGGGAGTGGCTCAAGACGGTTAGGTTCCCAACAAAGACGGAAGGAGTTCGCCCCGAGGTGGTGCAGAATACAGTCAACATCTTGCGAAAGGCGGGAGTTCTGGCCGAGAGCAAAGGAATGGAGCCTCAAGCCATGGTCTTCTCTTCCTAA